The DNA region CGAGCGGCGGATCCTCCACGGTGAGGTCGGTCACCGGCATGGCCGCGAGCACCCGGGCCACCACCGCCGAGACCTCCTCCGCCGCCACCTGCAGCGTGGCGCTGCCGGGCTCCGCCGACACCACCTGGCCGAAGCGCGCCAGCTCCCCGCCCGACGGCGCCGCGCCGTTGCCGCTCGCGAGCCGCAGCACGATCCGCTTGTCCGGGCGGACCCGGTGCGCGAGCGCCCGCAGGTCGCCGTCGTAGATCAGCCGGCCGTGGTCGATGACCACCACGCGCGGGCAGAGCTGCAGCACGTCCTCCATGTAGTGGCTGGTCAGGATCACCGAGGCGCCGTAGCGCTCGTTGTACGCCTTCACGAACTGGCGCACGGTGGCCTGCATGGAGACGTCGAGCCCGATGGTGGGCTCGTCGAGGAACAGCACCCGGGGCCGGTGCAGGAGCGCCGCCGCGAGCTCGCACTTCATCCGCTCGCCCAGCGAGAGCTGGCGGGTCGGCTTCTGCACGAGTGGCCCGAGCTCGAGCAGCTCGGTCAGCTCCGCCACCGTCTCCTGGAACTGCGCCCGCGGGATGTCGTAGACGGCGCGGTTCAGCTCGAACGTCTCGGCCGGTGGCAGGTCCCAGATCAGCTGCTGCTTCTGGCCCATCACCAGGGTGATGGCCTTCAGGAACGCCGGCTCGCGGCGGCGCGGGACGTGCCCGCCCACCGTGACCTCGCCGGCGGTGGGGTGCAGCAGCCCGGAGAGCATCTTCAGTGTGGTGGTCTTGCCGGCCCCGTTCGGCCCCAGGAAGCCCACCCGCTCGCCTTCACCCACCGAGAAGTCGATGCCGTCCACCGCGCGCACCGTCTCGTAGGTGCGGTGGAACAGCGCGCGCACCGCGGCGGCCAGGCCGGGCGGGCGCCGGGCGACGCGGTAGTGCTTGGCGAGGGCGTGGACCTGGATCACGGGGGCGAGATATTGCGGCCCGGACCTCCCGGGGGCAACCCCCGTGTCGCGCCGCCGGTTACCATGCGTCCATGGCCGCCACGAAGAAGAAGCGCCCGGTCACCAAGACCGGCCGTCCCCGCGCCCGCAAGGGGGTGACGCTGAAGCCGACCGAGCTCACCGCCCAGCAGGTGGCGCTCGCCGAGCGGCCGCCGGAGCTGGAGGCGCTGGCGCGCGCGGTGGAGGCGGACGGCGGGGCGGTGCTGGCGGCGTACCGCGAGCCGCTGGGCGGCCACCCGCTCCTGTTCGTGGCGCTGCCGGTGGAGAAGGTGGACCGCACCGCCTTCCAGCGCGACGTGTCCGACGCGCACGTGCGCAAGCTCACGCTCGCCATGGACAAGACCCGCCGCTACCTCGACCCCATCGTCGCGGTGCGCGAGGGCGAGCGATACCTCACCCCGAACGGCGGCCACCGGCTCACCGCGCTGAAGGAGCTCGGGGCGAGGACGGTGCTCGCGCTGCTCGTGCCCGAGCGCGAGGTCGCGTACCAGATCCTCGCGCTCAACATCGAGAAGGCGCACAACCTCCGCGAGAAGGCGCTCGAGGTGGTGCGCATGTACCGCGACCTCGCCGGCGCGCTCGACCCGAAGGAGAGCGAGATGGCGCTCGAGTTCGAGGAGCCGGCGCTCGTCACGCTCGGCTTCGCGTACGAGCAGCGGCCGCGCCTGTCCGGCGGCGCCTACGCGCCCATCCTGCGGAAGGTGGACGCGCTCTCGGACGACAGGCTCTCCCGGGCGCTGGCCGAGCGCGAGCGGCGCGCCGGCGTGGTGCTCGCGTTCGACGACGCGGTGGGGGAGGCGGTGGCG from Anaeromyxobacter dehalogenans 2CP-C includes:
- a CDS encoding ABC transporter ATP-binding protein; the protein is MIQVHALAKHYRVARRPPGLAAAVRALFHRTYETVRAVDGIDFSVGEGERVGFLGPNGAGKTTTLKMLSGLLHPTAGEVTVGGHVPRRREPAFLKAITLVMGQKQQLIWDLPPAETFELNRAVYDIPRAQFQETVAELTELLELGPLVQKPTRQLSLGERMKCELAAALLHRPRVLFLDEPTIGLDVSMQATVRQFVKAYNERYGASVILTSHYMEDVLQLCPRVVVIDHGRLIYDGDLRALAHRVRPDKRIVLRLASGNGAAPSGGELARFGQVVSAEPGSATLQVAAEEVSAVVARVLAAMPVTDLTVEDPPLEEVFSELFRASRLAAEPAK
- a CDS encoding ParB N-terminal domain-containing protein; amino-acid sequence: MAATKKKRPVTKTGRPRARKGVTLKPTELTAQQVALAERPPELEALARAVEADGGAVLAAYREPLGGHPLLFVALPVEKVDRTAFQRDVSDAHVRKLTLAMDKTRRYLDPIVAVREGERYLTPNGGHRLTALKELGARTVLALLVPEREVAYQILALNIEKAHNLREKALEVVRMYRDLAGALDPKESEMALEFEEPALVTLGFAYEQRPRLSGGAYAPILRKVDALSDDRLSRALAERERRAGVVLAFDDAVGEAVARLKARGFDSPYLKNFVVARVNPLRFMKGAAPPFDELFAQMTKRAQGMDPGKVKSEDVARSGGAPEAE